Proteins encoded in a region of the Equus asinus isolate D_3611 breed Donkey chromosome X, EquAss-T2T_v2, whole genome shotgun sequence genome:
- the CLIC2 gene encoding chloride intracellular channel protein 2, which translates to MAGPKSSIETDPEIELFVKAGSDGESIGNCPFCQRLFMILWLKGVKFNVTTVDMTRKPEELKDLAPGINPPFLVYNKELKTDFIKIEEFLEQTLAPPRYPHLSPKNKESFDVGCNLFAKFSAYIKNTQKEANKNFEKSMLREFKRLDDYLNTPLLDEIDPDSAEELTVSRRLFLDGDQLTLADCSLLPKLNIIKVAAKKYRDFDIPAEFSGVWRYLHNAYAREEFTHTCPEDKEIENTYAGVAKQKS; encoded by the exons ATGGCAGGCCCGAAGTCCAGCATTGAAACAGACCCCGAAATTGAGCTTTTTGTAAAG GCTGGAAGTGATGGAGAGAGTATTGGAAACTGTCCCTTTTGCCAACGCCTTTTTATGATCCTCTGGCTTAAAGGAGTTAAATTCAATGTGACTACTGTTGACATGACCAG AAAGCCCGAAGAGCTGAAGGACTTAGCTCCAGGTATCAATCCTCCCTTCCTGGTGTATAACAAGGAGTTGAAaacagacttcattaaaattgagGAGTTTCTAGAGCAGACACTGGCTCCTCCAAG GTATCCTCATCTGAGTCCCAAGAACAAGGAGTCCTTTGATGTTGGCTGTAACCTCTTTGCCAAGTTTTCTGCATACATTAAGAATACACAAAAGGAGGCAAATAAGA ATTTTGAAAAATCTATGCTCAGAGAATTTAAGCGTCTGGATGACTACTTAAACACCCCACTTCTGGATGAAATCGATCCAGACAGTGCTGAGGAACTCACTGTTTCCAGAAGATTGTTCTTAGATGGAGATCAGTTGACCCTGGCTGACTGCAGCTTGTTACCCAAATTGAACATTATTAAA GTTGCTGCCAAGAAATACCGTGACTTTGACATTCCAGCAGAATTCTCAGGTGTCTGGCGCTATCTCCACAATGCCTATGCCCGTGAAGAATTTACCCATACATGtcctgaagacaaagaaattgaaaatacctATGCAGGTGTGGCTAAACAGAAGAGTTAG